In Neisseriaceae bacterium CLB008, one genomic interval encodes:
- a CDS encoding riboflavin synthase subunit alpha, with protein MFTGIIQGLGQIERIEKKDQFQTHVVRFPRELLGNLALGASVAHSGCCLTVTKVEDDLVWFDLIDETLRLTNLGELAQGDWVNLERAAKFGDEIGGHSMSGHILGQAIISRIEETATNRAVYFALPKAMQKYILTKGYIGIDGISLTLGEVNEHEFSVHLIPETIARTNMQYRQVGEGVNIEIDPQTQAIVDTVERVLAQRTNA; from the coding sequence ATGTTTACCGGCATCATACAAGGCCTAGGCCAGATCGAACGCATCGAGAAGAAAGATCAGTTTCAAACCCACGTGGTGCGCTTTCCGCGCGAACTATTGGGTAACCTTGCTTTGGGTGCTTCTGTAGCCCACAGCGGCTGCTGCCTGACCGTGACGAAAGTCGAGGATGACTTGGTGTGGTTCGATCTCATTGACGAAACCCTACGCTTAACCAACCTAGGCGAATTAGCCCAGGGCGATTGGGTGAACCTTGAGCGCGCAGCTAAATTTGGTGATGAGATAGGTGGCCACAGCATGAGCGGCCATATCTTGGGCCAGGCGATCATTAGCCGTATAGAAGAAACGGCGACCAATCGTGCGGTTTATTTTGCTTTACCCAAAGCCATGCAAAAATACATTCTGACCAAGGGTTACATTGGTATTGATGGCATTAGCCTCACCTTAGGTGAAGTGAATGAGCATGAATTCAGTGTGCACTTAATTCCAGAAACCATTGCCAGAACCAATATGCAATACCGACAAGTGGGCGAAGGGGTCAATATTGAGATTGATCCGCAAACACAAGCCATTGTAGATACTGTTGAGCGCGTTTTGGCGCAACGCACTAATGCTTAA
- a CDS encoding acyl-CoA thioesterase: MSNTLEQRGFTQRELMMSLLMTPDMANFTGNVHGGTILKLLDQVAYACASRYAGTYVVTLSVDQVLFKEPIHVGELVTFLASVNHVGRTSMEIGIRVEAEDIPNRSVRHTNSCYFTMVAVGEDRKPVEVPALSLDNETQRMRAAAAELRKRIRIETAAKLKEACEADAQPKA; encoded by the coding sequence ATGTCGAATACGCTAGAGCAGCGCGGTTTTACCCAGCGAGAGCTGATGATGAGTTTGTTGATGACGCCAGACATGGCCAACTTTACCGGCAACGTGCACGGCGGCACGATCTTGAAGCTGCTGGACCAAGTGGCCTATGCCTGCGCCAGCCGCTACGCCGGCACCTATGTGGTGACGCTGTCGGTGGATCAGGTATTGTTTAAAGAGCCGATTCATGTCGGCGAACTGGTGACCTTCTTGGCCAGCGTCAATCACGTGGGCCGTACCTCGATGGAGATTGGCATTCGCGTAGAGGCCGAAGACATCCCCAATCGCAGCGTGCGCCACACCAACAGCTGCTACTTCACCATGGTGGCCGTCGGCGAAGACCGTAAGCCGGTTGAAGTACCTGCTTTGAGCCTAGACAACGAAACCCAGCGCATGCGTGCCGCTGCTGCCGAGCTGCGTAAACGCATCCGAATCGAGACCGCGGCCAAGCTAAAAGAAGCTTGTGAAGCCGACGCGCAACCCAAAGCATAG